Part of the Sulfurimonas denitrificans DSM 1251 genome is shown below.
GGTCACTGGACTATGATTTCTGAGTGGAATGCTGGACGTATCGGTATTTATGAAGCTAAAACAGGTAAATTTGTTAAATACATCACTGGTTTAACAACTCCTACGTTTACTTACTCTATCGAGCACAGACAAACTATTCCAGGTGCATAATTAGCACTTTCTCTCCCTATTTTAGGGAGAGAACCCTCTTCTATCTACTTCTTATTATTTTAAATAAATAAATTTTCTTTATATACTCATAACTTTATAATAAACGATAAAATCACTCTTTTTTGACATTTATAAGCCATAATTCAAGCTTAATTTGGTTAAAATAAAAAGAAAATAGAAAGAGAAAATATGAATATAAAATTACTAGTCATGCTATTACTTGCTTCATTTTTATCTGCACAGAACTCAGAAGGTAAGAGAGTTTTTGAAACATATTGCTGGGGTTGTCATCATCAAATTTCAGAAGCATTTGGTCCTCCATTCAAAGAAATCGCACAAAACAGATCTCTAGAGGAGATAAAAGCTTACATAATTGATCCAGAATCTATGTATAAAGCATTTGGATATAAAAGAACTGTTATGACAAAGCTAAAATTAACTGATAAAGAGAGAGA
Proteins encoded:
- a CDS encoding c-type cytochrome, with protein sequence MNIKLLVMLLLASFLSAQNSEGKRVFETYCWGCHHQISEAFGPPFKEIAQNRSLEEIKAYIIDPESMYKAFGYKRTVMTKLKLTDKEREDIAAYILSYKGK